ttcagtaATGTTCAAATAGGATTTACGAGTCAGGGACTCGTATCTAAAACTTCATGCATGGAGTTAGGAACTCCCCATGAAACCCATTCCTATTTGCGTTACCAAGCAAAAATTCAGAtttgagaaagagggagagagaaatttagAGAAGAAAGGGACTGATGAAATCCTATATACAAACCTATGCTGTATACTCCTCTGCTTGATGTTCCTCTCTCTATCCatgcctctcttttttcttctctctatgtcttttctctgtgtgtgtgtgtacttactctcttttttgtgtgtcttttttttttcttgtgcgTGCctctctctatttatagagagaTTCCAAAGAAACTGTTCCCTTATTTTTCTCTCAACTGATCAGTTCATAGAGAAGTTTTCGTCCGTTTTTCCTCCACTACTCCTAATTTCATGTTTAGCCGTGATCCACTTTtcagcttttttatttttattttttttcgttGCTGAAAGTTCAAtgagtgtataaaacaccttgaacgtttagacccccaatttacaaattaccaattcaagcttaatatcaaacaattaatgcaCGGAAAATGAACGTAAGTTTAATACAGAATTGAGAAAgaatctaaaccaattaaattcacatccacagcagaaattaaatggaaaagattaagggaagagagatgcaaacacaaggacaacactcgatgtgttattgaagaggaaaccgaagccttcggcgtaaaatctctccgccgctctccaagcggtaaacaatccactaaagaatgtagttgggatacatgaacagcagaagaccctccaagcctaatctagcCAATGTACCTAATCCTTCAAAgttcctactccaacgaggttacgtcgaacctatttcttctttagcttgccagattccgctacttgaccatagcatcttccaatatgaaattggtcccttcttaactgcttcccaaacaccaaatggcctcctcacagatatgggtatagtgagaaaaggttttggtaatgtacctctcaaggatttgacaatggagaggaagagagtagaggaatttgaagagtctctatgtgaagattgtggatgaatcaatcttgtttttcttcagggtttctctctcaaaattctctctggaagctctctcaatatcatgggtataaggatatatatatagtagggtgagaaggaatgtgaaaagtcagtttttcctaaATAGGGtgttctggcgacttgacctcgcgactgggttgagtcgcgagttcaaaccgcgagctaacggcctggccagcctgggacttttgtcctgtcgTGCAACAGCTGGCGTGACTCTGCAACTCCTGGCATGCTTCACATGCACCTTTTTGGCGGCTTACAAGTCGCGAGCCACCCGTGAGATCCAGTCTCGAGCCcttgcttctttgcacaattttaagcatttctttacactctctcacacactactcttacatgattcccacctaaatacaggattactaattactaaaatacaagcaaatttgacacagaataaaaccaacaagatgattgataaaattcaatCTTACAGTTGCTTTTTTAACTCCACCTTTTTAGCTTGTGACATCCCtacttttcaacttttcatGCTCACTTTCATCAAACCGAGTTCCTTACTTTTGGTGGTGCCACTTcccttttcacttttttttttttttttttttggtagtattGGCTAGATGCCGACCATACATGACCACACTTTTTGAACCTATGCTATTGTTTAATCCTAGCTGCTGTGTAGATGCATCACTTtttataaagtaattttttagtttcaacagcTACCTTGGTTGATCGGTAGCCTCTATTTGACTTTCTTACTTGTCACATTACTCAAACATCTTTGTATCCCGGGTTTCTTTATGAACCACTCCTTTAACCAGTACTTCCTACCTGCCATCTTACTTTCTTTCTAGTTTTGCATCTCTCTCATCTTTGGTCAAGTTTCTCAAATCATGCCTACGGATGGGCATTGCCTTCATTTCAGTATATCATTTTCACTCCACTTGGACACACTTTCCTTTTAAACTCAGGTTGTCATCAATCTTCTACTACCTAGGAGGATTGTTAGAGATATAGTCAAGATTCAAGTATACTGTATCCTAGTCCAAATTGTACTAAGAATCATAATCCTTACTATATACataattgaatttatattaCTATAACCTTAGGCTTACTCCAAggttagtctactatatatgcACTCTTTATTGAGTTCATTGCAACATATAGAGATCAATAGTAAAATAGTGGTTATTTGGGCCTTTTGAGACTGATGTTGGCCGCTCAGATTAAACCATATTAATTCtttatgctctctctctcattttttttttaatttttttttatgtacttattaatattttattttattttgtatactTCATTTCTTGATGGTGTAGTTTTGTGTTATTTGCAGAAAAAGGTGAGAATTAGGGTTTGTGTCAAATAATTTACCATGACTAGAGTTTGGCTTGTAGTGTTAGTAGTTTTTTGCCATGAGATTTTCTCAAATGGGGTGGTTACAAATATCTCTACAAGGCCTAGTGTTGTCGACGTTGGGGCTATTCTCGCTTACAAGTCTACTATTGGAAAGGTTGCAAAAGTAGCAATAGAAGCTGCAATTGATGATGTGAATTCTGATCCAACTGTTCTTGCTGGAACTAAGATCCAACTTACAATGCAAGACTCCAATTACGACGGATTTTTGGGCATTGTTGAGAGTAAGTTATTTGGTTATAactcttgtttgtttgttcaCTTGTCATATTCTCTTAAGGTAGGTTACCTCGAATCACCAATCGATtgtgaattttctttctttaacttATCATAACAGCTTTGCAGTTCATGGAGAAAGACACAGTGGCCATAATTGGCCCCTTAAATTCGGTAACAGCTCATGtaatttctcaaatttcaaaTGAGCTTCAAGTTCCTCTATTGTCATATTCAGCAACGGACCCAACGTTGTCTTCACTTCAGTACCCATTCTTTGTTAGAACTTCCCAAAGTGATCTTTTTCAGATGGCTGTAGTAGCAGAAATTGTAGACTACTATGGATGGAAGGAGGTGATTGCACTCTATGTTGACGATGATTATGGCAGAAATGGGATTGTTGCATTAGGGGATAAGCTTGCTGAGAAACGATGTAAGATCTCATACAAAGCACCCATGCCCTTTGAAGCGACCCGGGATGACATCACTGATGTGTTGATTAAGGTTATGATAGATTACTACTTAACAAAACTTTAAACTATTAGAAATGGATGGATATAATCATTTAACTATTTGGCTAATCCACCCCCTTAATAAATAGGATTCAACATATgatttttaaccttttaaataAGAGATAGAGTAGAGACAGAATTTAAAATTAGGAATACCAGCTTTGATATTATATACGATAAATTACTTATTATCctaaatgtttaaattattaagatttgaatttaattttttttttttttttggggttattGTAACAGGTTTCTCTAACAGAGTCTCGGATAATTATTGTTCACACTTACGATGGTCAGGGTTCGATGGTGCTTAATTTAGCAAAGTATTTTGGAATGATGGAATCTGGGTTTGTGTGGATAGCTACTAATTGGCTCTCTACCATATTGGATACTTATTCTCCCCTAGCTTCAGATGTAATGGATGATTTTCAAGGAGTTCTTACATTGCGTATGTATGCACcaaattcaaaactcaaaagaaaatttgtttCCAAATGGAACAACTTGACCAAGGGAAAAAGTGCTAATGCCTCTTTTGGGCTAAATACTTATGGTCTATATGCCTATGACACAGTTCGGCTGCTTGCTCATGCAATTGATGCATTTTTCAATCAGGGAGGAGTTATCTCATTCTCAAATGATTCGAGGTTAACTGAGTTGCATGGAGGGAGTTTGAGACTTGATTCTTTAAACATCTTTAATGGAGGGAATTTGTTGCTTAAGAGCATTTTACAGGTCAATATGAGTGGTGTAACAGGACCAATTGAGTTTACTCCCGATAAGGACTTCATTAATCCTGCATTTGAAATCATCAATGTCATTGGCACAGGGTTTATAAGGGTTGGTTATTGGACTAACTATTCTGGCTTATCAGTTTTATCTCCAGGAGTGCTTTACACAAAGCCTCCTAATCGTTCCAGTGCAAATCAAAGACTAAATAGTGTAATTTGGCCAGGACAAACTACACAACTTCCTCGAGGGTGGGCTTTTCCAAAAAATGGAAGGCAATTGAGAATTGGAGTCCCAACAAGAGTTAGTTTTCGTGAATTTGTGTCACAAGTAGAAGGCACTGACATTTTCAAAGGATACTGCATTGATGTATTTACTACTGCATTGAGTTTATTGCCATACGATGTCCCATATAAATTAGTTCCATTTGGGGATGGTCGTAATAACCCAAGTCGCACTGAGCTTGTGCGTTTGATCACGACGGGTGTAAgtactacaaaaaaaaatttgcttcagAACTTTGTGAagttttcattgattttccaaGGCCAAAATATTCATTTTGTTCCAAAAATATAGTTTAGGTTCTTTCCTCATCCTTAAGGCTTAAAAAACTCTATTTCTATCCCTTCAAACTTAGAATTTCAACAGTTCATCATTCTGTCCACTTTGAGTAAGTTTGatggaaacaaaataaataaaacatggATGAGGAAACATAGAAATAGATGAATGGgtgacattttaaatttttagaaatgaAAATAGAACATATACTATTTTTCAAGGACGAAAGaatattttggccatttttatgATTCTCTAATTTTCTTCTTCCATATAGGCCTTTGATGCAGCAATAGGTGACATCGCAATCACTACTGATCGAACAAGAATGGTGGATTTTACACAACCATATGTTGAGTCAGGGCTAGTAGTAGTGGCCTCAGTTAAGGAGTTGAATTCCAATGCTTGGGCATTTTTTAGGCCATTCACTCCAATGATGTGGCTTGTCACAACTATCTCTTTCCTCGTTGTGGGAGCAGTTGTTTGGTTTTTGGAGCGTAGAAATAATGAAGAATTCCAGGGTACcccaaaaaaacaattttccacTGTTCTATGGTAAGGAATTAAACATATCATGGCCCCGAGCTAAATGCTTAAATACCTTTTGTCGCTTTTTGCGTAGCGAAAAATAATCAAGATAAGTTTCATCCTACtagttttactttttattagtGTAAACAATTCAACATTAAATTGATTCAAAGtttctttttatgtaattttgttgttgaCATAAGATTGTAACAATGGAGGTCCGACTTTGGTGTGATGGTAAGTGCCTTCGATTGAAAGAGGCAAGCTCAAGTCCACAAATCaacttctcctataattttttatttgtttaaaaaattggtAGTAAAACTGCTTATCAATCACCTCTCCTAAACCTCAAAATAATAGGACTTTTGTGCATTGGGTacaatcttttttatttgattgtacAATGTAGATTACTAATTCTTTCTGATTTAGGGAAAGTAGAAAACTCCTTGCTATCTTTTGCTATAGAGATCAAACTATTCATAATGTGAAATAGTCTTTTGTGTTGggaatttctttctttcttacgATATGCCTATTTAATGAATCAATCATTTTTAGATTGCATCTTCTTAGTCTAATCCTCCTATCACCTACATTTCTTTGATTCTGCAGGTTTAGCTTTTCAACAATGTTTTATGCCCAGAGTAAGTGAATTGGCTctaatttacttgtattttttaatgGTCATAGGTATAGCAATGGTAGTTTGTCTTTCACTTATCAAGTAAcctctttcttgttttttgtaGTGGTAAAAACAGAAAGAAACCCTAGTCGTATTGTGCTACTTATATGGTTATTTGTCGTTCTTATAATAAACGCAAGCTACACTGCAAGTTTGGCCTCAATACTTACACTGCAACAACTTTCTTCTCCCATTAAAGGCATTAAAACTCTGATTAACAGCAACGATCCCATTGGCTACCAACAAGGTTCATATGCCCGAAGCTATTTAGTTGAGGAACTTGGTATTCATGAGTCCAGACTTGTTCCTCTTAACTCTGCTGAAGATTATGCCAAAGCCTTAAAAGACGGTCCACAAAGGGGTggtgttgttgctgttgttgatgACCGTGCATATGTAGAACTCTTCCTCTCAACTCGTTGTGAATTCAGTATTGAAGGTCAAGAGTTCATCAAAGCTGGTTGGGGATTTGTAAGTATCTCTTTTATCAATGACACTGCACTTCCTGGTATTGCACTACAACTTGCTTTTGGAATTCATGTTAGCTAGGCTCGTCtcttgtgaaaaatgtttagttccaaatatgtttggagcctTAAGCTTCAATTATCAATAGGAAAATGACATATGTCCTATCATACACAATGCACATGACTCATTTAGTTGGTTGGGTTAAGTGGGTTATGTTCATAGCATATGACAAACAAGTCATCTTCTTATTGGTAATATTTTTAGAGCCaaactttttctttcatattgtgcaactataatttattatttgtaatCTAAATAGTCTAAAGTGACTCCAAACATATTTGCAGTTATATTGTTCTAACATACTATGTGGCAATTGAAGAGATTATTCATTTGTAGTTTTAGTCACATAACTTTTTTAATGAGATATATAACtcgtttaaataatacacatgaaTAGTCTTATAATTTGTCACatatttgattgaaaaaaaacctccaaacatgtttggagccaaACTTTCTCCATctatataaaaccaaaatcttttacttttagtttatgtaaagttgtgatttacaactattttgtgttaaCTTTAATTCTGTGCTAAATTTggttgtaattttgttcaatcttatgtaccctgtattttatgtgggatttcatTGTATGGGTTGTCTGTGAGAGAGAGGGTGAAGACTCAAGACAAATTTAAGATCAAAGaagttttcgcgggtagctcaCGAGAAGTCTTCCCGTGAAGTGAAGCCATGTGCTCAGCACATGATTgaaatgcgaagagtcatgacaAATGGTGACAGCTGGTTTTCGTAAGTATTTtgcaggtaaggccttcccgcgagatactcgggaaacattttgttttgctattttgtcaTATCTAATACACCATGTTTTTatccacactatatatacccatattacccacatattgagaggagtactttcagagagaaaactctAACCATAACCCTTGAAAGTTAGAGGTTTtcatacccacaatcctctacacaatccattgtggttttcctcaactcctacctttccatatccaaatccttaagaggttgatagcccaaacacttaccacacccatgctgagtgtaaagtgaggttttggtgttgctgggaagtATTGAAAGAAGTCATTtatttggtggatgcaatcaggTTGAATTGCATGATCTggagagctagagaagacaaggcttcatcaagtcagttggtagcaggagcttggagggttcaagtatatggggtagactaggcttgaagagtcttttgttattcgtgtactccaactcaTTCcttagtggatcgatttaccacttggaggacGGTGGAGAAGTTTTTCaccaagttcttcggtttcctcttcgataacacatcaagatgttatcttatgtttgcattcttcttccctactcttttagcttttattttattgctgatatttgatgaatatggcttagagttaTATCATTTGTTCGctcacatttactctattccgtacttagtttaagttagagtaaaatcaactgaattgtaattttaatttgggggtctaaatagctcttgtatTTTCACACAATTTCAAGCTTTCAGTTtacttttataagaaaattactGATACATAAACTTTCGAAAACTCACAATTTTCACataattactctctctctctctctctctctctctctatatatatatatataaaatcaactttaaattctataaaaattctctataaaatttcctaaatttaCATATTCCATTAGAACCTTACCACTTTCATATTTCCTTTAAATGGTAAAGGttcatatataaatagaatCATAATGTGTATTAATAACTAACATAATGATCAAATTTTGTCTTCTTGAAAAATGGTCTCTTATTGTTAGTGTTGTTGTTCTCTAAGTACCATTCTTCTACTATCAACATCATCTTTAATCATGTCATCCTTGAGCCACCATTCCTCCGCTAATGTCAACAATTATCTCCAACGTTCCACTTCATGTCAAGCCCAATTTTATTCTACAATTGATTTTGTCTTGCTTGCTTTACTACACATTAAGTTTCTTTCCAAACTTATGGTGTTCTCAAGCTTTTCCCTTAATTTGCAGAGGTATGTTAGAGATGTTAGTCCATGTTGGATGTACTCGTACTATTGTACTACATATCCTAACTTATGCCATATTCTATGGTTAGTCTATAATTAGCTTCTATAGCTAGTCTAATGttaatctatttatataaactccTAATGTGCTTGTTGTAACACCCTATTCAATATAGTACATATGTAGACGTTCGTGTAGATGTAGATTGTTTGGCTAAATcaagttaattttattttcactttctaTCTTTATCTCTTATCAATCTCACTCATAATCACAACATAAAttctaacaaaaacaaacaaagaatatTGAAGTATCTTATCAATTCATTATTTTCATGGAAGAGAGAAATTTGGGGAGTATTAACTTTAAAATGTCctaattaaatgattttaacAATCTTCAAAATTTGACCAACATGCTTGCTTACTTGAAATCCTAACATGTTGAGTCAgcattgttaggttctaagactttaggaactaaatgtattagaaatttattatgtattatgttggcaaaccatgatcaaatcatagagtctaggtttaggcttgctcaaagagtgtttatttgtaaagttgAAATCAAGTGATTGTAGGATTTATTGGTCTAAatttgcaaggctcgatcgatcgaaaattagattcaatcgatcgaatctcgtgcaaattaatttttctggaagaatttccaactcagcccaagcccgtttaacatgtagggttttatgttttactccaagtataaaagaaaaaccttagCTACGTTTTAGAAGGCTTTGATGTGctgtgtgttgaatctcttgtgagatctagaggtgtttaccttcatacacacttaaggttatcaagatcaagattcatgtcgagaacttggtgatcgcttcagttgttgcataaagaacttaaagaagatttgaaacctttgagtggagtctcaaagtcacaagtaggagtaCTTATGGTTGtagtggatcaaggaaagaagtagtccgtggactcagaATTGTCACGTGattgtggtagtaagttttctattcggggtagcaataggatgttagtagtctaagttTTATTGTACaaacatcaattttttcatagtagatctgttttaccttgaggatagctaggtcaaatcctccccaggttttttttaccagtttggttttcctgggttatcatattgtgTGTTATTTACATTTCTGCATTATTTACATGGTATGATTTgcttgtgttaacctagatttgaataatttatctaaataatcacttggctaaataactaggttaaacaacttgtattttaaggggtctaaaaacgtacaagtggtattagagcaggttAGCTCTTGTAtttagatcctttgatctaagagttaatccttgacccttgttgtcatggaacacggtcactctcttgtgatcccacctcactttgatgggaacaactatgcttattggaaagtaaggatgaaagcattcctgaagtctattgatgagagagtttggaactTCGTTGAATACAGATGGAAGAAATCGACTACTGCTGTAAGTGAGTGGTCAACTTCTTAGAAAGAAGCAGCCATGTTTAATAGCAAAGtcatgaatgctatttttaatgctgtttctatggaggaattcaaGAGAATCTCAAATGTTAAGGTTGCTTATGCTGCAtggaatattctccaaactgtgcatgaaggcacaaaggcagttAAAATTAACAAACTGCAGCAGTTAACTTCTAGATTTGAAATTATTAGAATGTTTGATGATGAATgctttgatgaattctatgctaaactgaatgatattgttaactcTGCTTATAATTTGGATGAAATTTATGATCTACCtaagattgttaggaagataCTTAGATCCTTGACTgaggactttagacccaaagtgactgtcattactgaaagcaaggatgtggactccatccctattGATGAGCTTGTGGGATCTCTCTAGTCCTATGAGCTAGACCTACCtaagacaaacaaatccaaatcaatggctcttaagtcagttgatgatgttgatagtaatggatttgatgatgaactctcttCTACAAAGATTGCATAttttgccaagaactttagaaactttcttaggaacaaCAATAGAAGGGTaagaggtaaaaacaatgcAAAACTTAGGAATTTTAAGAGGAATGAACCCACTAAAGTGAACAATACTGATAAATCTAAAGAGAAAGTAGGTCAAACCTCTAATAATTCTttgggtcaacaatgttttggttgtcaagggtatggttatgtgaaatcagaatatcctacattcttgagatcaaatggtaaagttatggttgtaacccttagtgatgatgaagtttctgatcatgagtttggtagtgatgaggatggaaacttcattactttcacagttactgctgtagttgatgaaagtgttgtggtTGAAGaaaacccttctgatggggaactctctgagagTGTTGATTTGCAAGAAGCCTTTAATAAGTTTTGCAAGGTTGCTACAAATGATGCAATGAATGTTGACTTAGGTTTAAAGAAAATTGCTTcccttgagcttgataagaaaaatttgttgttgaaattgtttgatgctaatgaattgaTTAATAagatgaaaactgaaaacatgttgtTGCTTGATAAGGTTAAGAACTTGGAACTagaattatctgttgctagagaacaattAAATAGATCTGCTAGTTTTAAACTTGATCACATGTTGAGTATTCAGAAGTCTACCTTAGAAAAAAGTGGTCTAGGTTTTACAGATAGCATCTCTGTGTTTGAAACTCATTTCACAAACTTTGTGTTGAGTATTCAGAAGTCTACCTTAGAAAAAAGTGTTCTAGGTTTTACAAATAGCATCTCTGTGTTTGAAACTCATTTCACAAACTTTGTTACTTCTTTTGAGCCCCCCAAgagtgagattgtcaaaccAGTATAAGTCACACCACCTCCTaagaagattagggttgatcttaaaGAGTATAAACCTAAGAATCCTACCTTCCCTAAGGATAAGTTGCATGATAAACCTTTATggatttgtcatttttgtggaaagactggGCATATTCGCCCTAACTGTTTTAAGTTGCAAGTTGCAAAGCaagcaaataagccaaaagcacatgtgcctcaagcacaagatcttATGGTAGTTATTGGTGAGTTGGTAAAAGCGTTAAACCTTTATACTAATCCTAAAGTTGCTCATcattctaatatgaataataactccaatgcaagagttgcatctaaaaagttttggatgcaaaaggctcaatccAATTAAGTCTTTCTAGCATGGTCCTTGTACTTCATCTCAATACTCTTTGTGACTATTCTTCTTttgctgttttgtttttttgcttttaggatttacattgcataacattcatgcatttcataataggttgtttttgttattctttaaaaaaaaaaaaaaaaaaaaaaaaaaaaaaaaggaaggaaggaaggaaaaatgtgttttgcattatttttcttggacttGTAATCAAGgatggccatattatctttacataacatacTTGTGTACCtagtttagcttggatgagcttattttactgcactttgctagttttagctatgtagtgcatgttgtgtgggagtggtttatagtttttgatcacttgatcttgattttgaagtcacatgcttttgattgtttggacttgaacttaatgagaaaggcataaataaccatctcatcactatTAACTAGCCAATCATTAGTGCATACCATAAgattgtgattgattactataTAGTGTAATTTGGGCATTTCAATTTTGTgatgtgttttgtcatggattgccgaaatgggagtttgttaggttctaagactttagaaactaaatgtattagaacttcattatgtattatgttggcaaaccatgatcaaaacataaagtctaggtttaggcttgctcaaagagtgtttatttgtaaagttggaatcgagtgattgcatGATTTATTGGTCTAAATTTGCAAGGcttgatcaattgaaaattatactCAATCGATCGAACCTCGTGCATATTATGTTTTAGAAGTCTTTGATGTGctgtgtgttgaatctcttgtgagatttagaggtgtttaccttcatacacacttagggttatcaggatcaagattcatgtcaagaacttggtgatcgcttcagttgctacataaagaacttaaagaagatctaaaacatttgagtggagtctcaaagtcacaagtgagAGTACTTGTGATTGcagtggatcaaggaaagaagtagtttGTGGACTCAGAACTGTCacatggtcgtggtagtaagttttctactcgaggtagcaataggatgttagtggtctaagtcttattgtacaaactttaattctttcatagtagatctgttttaccttgagattagttaggttaaattctccccaggtttttttactggtttggttttcttgggttatcaaaatgtgtgttctttatatttccacattatttacatgatataatttgcttgtgttaacctagatctaaataatttatctaagtaatcacatggctaaataactaggttaaacaacttgtgttttaagtggtctaaaaacgtacaagcATTATTTGAGCATAATCTTTGTATATATCATTCTCTATGTTAACATTCCTAGCATCATGCGTTAACCAACCAAAAgggtgtgtgtgcgtgtgttaATGGTAGCTAGTAGCCGCTAGCTTATAATAACATGGTTATATTCTTCATTTATCATCAGGCCTTTCCACGGG
The Quercus lobata isolate SW786 chromosome 10, ValleyOak3.0 Primary Assembly, whole genome shotgun sequence DNA segment above includes these coding regions:
- the LOC115965497 gene encoding glutamate receptor 3.6-like isoform X2; this translates as MEKDTVAIIGPLNSVTAHVISQISNELQVPLLSYSATDPTLSSLQYPFFVRTSQSDLFQMAVVAEIVDYYGWKEVIALYVDDDYGRNGIVALGDKLAEKRCKISYKAPMPFEATRDDITDVLIKVSLTESRIIIVHTYDGQGSMVLNLAKYFGMMESGFVWIATNWLSTILDTYSPLASDVMDDFQGVLTLRMYAPNSKLKRKFVSKWNNLTKGKSANASFGLNTYGLYAYDTVRLLAHAIDAFFNQGGVISFSNDSRLTELHGGSLRLDSLNIFNGGNLLLKSILQVNMSGVTGPIEFTPDKDFINPAFEIINVIGTGFIRVGYWTNYSGLSVLSPGVLYTKPPNRSSANQRLNSVIWPGQTTQLPRGWAFPKNGRQLRIGVPTRVSFREFVSQVEGTDIFKGYCIDVFTTALSLLPYDVPYKLVPFGDGRNNPSRTELVRLITTGAFDAAIGDIAITTDRTRMVDFTQPYVESGLVVVASVKELNSNAWAFFRPFTPMMWLVTTISFLVVGAVVWFLERRNNEEFQGTPKKQFSTVLWFSFSTMFYAQMVKTERNPSRIVLLIWLFVVLIINASYTASLASILTLQQLSSPIKGIKTLINSNDPIGYQQGSYARSYLVEELGIHESRLVPLNSAEDYAKALKDGPQRGGVVAVVDDRAYVELFLSTRCEFSIEGQEFIKAGWGFAFPRDSPLAIDMSTAILKLSENGDLQRIHDKWLMRSACTAHGTTTQVYQLQLKSFQGLFALWGFTCLLALIVHFITLACKFPGVVGPRGQSSIYERLQKFLMYVWENEKKDKDPSKRGDEGASTYKCVCNREII